In Streptomyces sp. NBC_01439, the following are encoded in one genomic region:
- a CDS encoding TOBE domain-containing protein produces the protein MQSYTIGQAARLLGVSPDTARRWADAGRVVTHRDEGGRRLIDGRDLAAFSVEVGQGAHLEDGEPYTSARNAFPGIVTAVKLGDVAAQVEIQAGPHRLVSLLTREAVEELGLEVGMQATARVKSTSVHIDRT, from the coding sequence ATGCAGTCCTACACCATCGGACAGGCGGCGCGTCTGCTGGGCGTCAGCCCGGACACCGCCCGCCGCTGGGCCGACGCCGGCCGGGTCGTGACCCATCGCGACGAAGGCGGCCGGCGCCTGATCGACGGACGCGACCTGGCCGCCTTCTCCGTCGAGGTGGGCCAGGGCGCCCACCTCGAGGACGGGGAACCGTACACCTCGGCGCGCAATGCCTTTCCCGGCATCGTCACCGCCGTCAAGCTCGGCGACGTGGCCGCCCAGGTCGAGATCCAGGCAGGTCCCCACCGCCTGGTCTCCCTACTCACCCGTGAGGCCGTCGAGGAGCTCGGGCTGGAGGTCGGCATGCAGGCCACCGCCCGCGTGAAGTCCACCAGCGTGCACATCGACCGCACCTGA
- a CDS encoding RNA-binding S4 domain-containing protein, whose translation MADEGTGTGTVRVDAWIWSVRLTKTRSIAATACRAGHVKVNGERAKPAQPVRAGDEVRLFHAGRERIVVVKRPVSKRVGAPIAAECLIDNSPPPPTPVEAAVVGIRDRGAGRPTKRERREIETLRGRP comes from the coding sequence ATGGCTGATGAGGGAACGGGAACGGGCACGGTACGGGTCGACGCGTGGATCTGGTCCGTGCGCCTGACCAAGACCCGCTCGATCGCGGCGACCGCTTGCCGGGCGGGCCACGTGAAGGTCAACGGGGAGCGCGCCAAGCCGGCGCAGCCCGTGCGCGCGGGGGACGAGGTGCGCCTCTTCCACGCGGGGCGCGAGCGGATCGTCGTCGTCAAGCGGCCCGTGTCCAAGCGGGTCGGCGCCCCGATCGCCGCCGAATGCCTGATCGACAACAGCCCGCCGCCGCCCACGCCCGTGGAGGCCGCCGTGGTCGGCATCCGCGACCGGGGAGCCGGCCGTCCGACGAAGCGCGAGCGCCGCGAGATCGAAACCCTCCGCGGACGTCCGTAG
- a CDS encoding PTS-dependent dihydroxyacetone kinase phosphotransferase subunit DhaM, whose product MVGIVLVSHSARVAEAVAELARELAAGGPVAPLAAAGGTAVGGLGTSAERILTAAREVDRGAGVALLADLGSSVLTVKALLMEDELPPGSLLLDAPFVEGAVAAVVTASTGAPLAAVAASAADAYTYRKV is encoded by the coding sequence CTGGTCGGCATCGTGCTGGTGTCGCACAGCGCGCGGGTCGCGGAGGCGGTGGCGGAGCTGGCCCGCGAGCTGGCGGCCGGCGGCCCCGTGGCCCCGTTGGCCGCGGCGGGCGGCACGGCGGTCGGTGGGCTCGGCACGAGCGCGGAGCGGATCCTCACGGCCGCCCGCGAGGTGGACCGGGGTGCCGGGGTGGCCCTGCTGGCCGATCTGGGCAGCTCGGTGCTGACGGTGAAGGCCCTCCTGATGGAGGACGAACTCCCGCCGGGTTCCCTGCTGTTGGACGCACCGTTCGTCGAGGGCGCAGTGGCGGCGGTGGTGACCGCGTCCACCGGAGCGCCGCTGGCGGCGGTCGCGGCGTCCGCCGCCGACGCGTACACGTACCGCAAGGTCTGA